One part of the Bdellovibrio sp. KM01 genome encodes these proteins:
- a CDS encoding energy transducer TonB: MKRIHAFIFVTMAISLLLHLGLITGVIVWGPLFSPPKPETIEISLDTPPPTAPSKQSKNNQQIVRKSLVPDQLKAPDDDTLARFLSEQRQRVKKEMQASDNGMTENRTNTSTLPKKSVTPPKQAQKAQEKTQVDKNDTDKNGYRTVDITKELAEMNALNQGQSTVGESLPTDVKIGSFTALNTDRYLFYSFYARIEELVRYRWETRVMTTINGMDPALAMNLSRRNWNTQVEFLLDKRGFLQKAMVMKESGVKGFDAAAVNAFKEARVFPNPPQEMIEEDGYIHLRYTFTVNYAPPTLVNSR, from the coding sequence ATGAAGAGGATCCACGCCTTTATATTCGTAACCATGGCGATCAGCTTACTGCTGCATCTGGGACTGATCACGGGAGTGATTGTCTGGGGCCCTCTATTCTCGCCTCCGAAACCAGAGACGATCGAGATCTCTTTGGATACGCCTCCTCCAACGGCTCCTTCAAAACAATCGAAAAACAATCAGCAGATTGTGCGTAAATCATTGGTACCCGATCAACTAAAGGCTCCGGATGACGACACTTTAGCGAGATTTCTTTCCGAGCAACGCCAACGCGTGAAGAAAGAAATGCAGGCCTCTGATAACGGTATGACAGAGAACCGCACCAACACCTCGACGCTTCCGAAAAAGTCAGTGACTCCACCGAAGCAGGCGCAAAAAGCCCAAGAGAAAACTCAGGTCGATAAAAACGACACCGACAAAAATGGTTATCGCACAGTGGACATCACCAAAGAACTGGCCGAGATGAATGCTCTTAATCAAGGGCAATCCACTGTGGGAGAGTCTTTGCCGACGGATGTGAAAATTGGTTCTTTCACGGCTTTGAATACGGATCGCTATTTATTTTATTCTTTTTATGCGCGCATCGAAGAGCTGGTTCGCTATCGCTGGGAAACCCGCGTGATGACGACGATCAACGGCATGGATCCCGCTTTGGCGATGAATTTAAGTCGTCGCAACTGGAATACTCAGGTTGAGTTCTTGTTAGACAAACGAGGCTTTTTGCAAAAAGCAATGGTCATGAAAGAGTCTGGAGTTAAAGGATTCGATGCTGCTGCCGTGAATGCCTTTAAGGAAGCCCGTGTCTTCCCAAATCCTCCCCAAGAAATGATCGAAGAGGATGGCTACATTCACTTGCGCTATACATTCACAGTCAACTACGCACCACCC